One segment of Thermodesulfobacteriota bacterium DNA contains the following:
- a CDS encoding ABC transporter ATP-binding protein — protein MTTGTASASFGDPIIEFSGVTKTYGRGQAAFQALRGVNFVIGEGDFVAVMGPSGSGKSTVMNILGCLDTPTSGAYLFRGVHVERLTRRERALLRRHYLGFVFQGFNLLARTSARENVELPLLYRGESASARREAARASLSAVGLSGWEEHTQAELSGGQQQRVAIARAIATSPAILLADEPTGNLDTQRGREIMELLCALNRDKGITILMVTHEPDMAEYASRVIRLVDGQVESDVRNRERRR, from the coding sequence ATGACGACCGGAACGGCTTCCGCCTCCTTCGGCGACCCGATCATCGAATTCTCCGGCGTTACGAAAACGTACGGTCGCGGGCAGGCCGCTTTCCAGGCGCTGCGAGGCGTGAACTTCGTGATCGGCGAGGGCGATTTCGTCGCGGTGATGGGGCCCAGCGGGTCCGGCAAGTCGACGGTGATGAACATCCTCGGCTGCCTGGACACGCCGACTTCAGGCGCCTACCTCTTCCGGGGCGTTCACGTGGAGCGGTTGACCCGGAGAGAGCGCGCCTTGCTGCGCCGCCACTACCTCGGATTCGTCTTCCAGGGATTCAATCTGCTGGCGCGAACCTCCGCCCGGGAAAACGTGGAGCTGCCGCTGCTCTATCGGGGCGAGTCCGCGTCCGCCCGCCGCGAGGCCGCGCGCGCGTCGCTTTCCGCAGTGGGTCTTTCGGGGTGGGAGGAGCATACCCAGGCCGAGCTTTCCGGGGGCCAGCAGCAGCGCGTCGCGATCGCCCGGGCGATCGCCACCAGTCCGGCGATCCTCCTGGCCGACGAACCGACCGGGAACCTGGACACGCAACGGGGACGGGAAATCATGGAGCTGCTGTGCGCGCTCAACCGCGATAAAGGGATCACTATCCTGATGGTCACCCATGAGCCGGACATGGCCGAGTACGCCTCGCGCGTCATCCGGCTCGTCGACGGACAGGTGGAGTCCGATGTCCGCAACAGGGAGAGACGCCGATGA
- a CDS encoding efflux RND transporter periplasmic adaptor subunit: MNDPQIAKQEEVARLLGAAGASGFLGKYGLRLAVAGLIALGTIAWALLREGGKAQAPRYRTEEVTRGPLVVTVSATGNLQPTNQVDVGCEISGTVESVLVEDNERVKKGQLLARLDTSRLEDQVVRSRAALAGAEAQALQMEATAVESRATLARLRQVAELSGGKVPSKAEIDTAEANVKRAEANEANARASIGQARAALSSDETNLSKATIRSPIEGVVLKRNVEPGQTVAASLQAPVLFTLAENLSQMELRVDVDEADVGQVRDGQSATFGVDAYPGRRYQARIARVHYGSQTKENVVSYVAVLTVANPDLSLRPGMTATAEITTAKRENALQVANAALRFTPAATSRPAKKSGTGLVASLVPRPPASTTNKRLNGSAGNGDASHVYVLKDGVPVDVPVTAGVTDGRTTEVTCGSLREGDPAITESLEGQP; the protein is encoded by the coding sequence ATGAACGATCCGCAGATCGCGAAGCAGGAGGAAGTCGCCCGTCTCCTGGGCGCTGCCGGCGCTTCCGGATTCCTCGGCAAATACGGGCTCCGGTTGGCCGTAGCGGGGCTGATCGCACTTGGGACCATCGCCTGGGCACTGCTGCGCGAGGGCGGCAAGGCCCAGGCCCCGCGATATCGAACCGAGGAGGTCACCCGGGGGCCTCTGGTCGTCACCGTGTCGGCCACAGGCAACCTGCAACCGACGAACCAGGTTGACGTGGGCTGCGAGATTTCGGGCACGGTCGAGTCGGTACTCGTCGAAGACAACGAGCGGGTGAAGAAGGGGCAGCTGCTGGCCCGGCTGGATACCTCCAGGCTGGAAGACCAGGTCGTCAGGTCCCGGGCGGCGCTCGCGGGGGCCGAGGCCCAGGCGCTCCAGATGGAGGCGACTGCCGTGGAGTCGCGGGCAACCCTTGCGAGGCTGCGGCAGGTTGCGGAGCTCTCCGGAGGGAAGGTTCCTTCGAAGGCCGAGATCGACACGGCGGAGGCGAACGTGAAACGCGCCGAAGCCAACGAAGCCAACGCGCGGGCATCGATCGGCCAGGCAAGAGCGGCCTTGAGTTCCGACGAGACGAACCTGTCCAAGGCGACGATCCGGTCGCCGATCGAAGGCGTGGTGCTCAAGCGCAACGTGGAACCCGGCCAGACCGTGGCGGCATCGCTCCAGGCGCCGGTGCTGTTCACGCTCGCCGAAAACCTCTCCCAGATGGAACTTCGGGTGGACGTCGATGAGGCGGACGTCGGGCAGGTCCGCGACGGTCAATCCGCCACATTCGGCGTGGATGCGTATCCGGGGCGCAGATACCAGGCCCGCATCGCTCGCGTGCATTACGGTTCGCAGACCAAGGAGAACGTCGTCTCGTACGTGGCGGTGCTGACGGTGGCCAATCCCGATCTCTCCTTGAGGCCCGGCATGACGGCTACCGCGGAGATCACCACCGCGAAGCGGGAGAATGCACTGCAGGTGGCGAACGCCGCGTTGCGCTTCACCCCGGCGGCGACTTCCCGACCCGCGAAGAAGAGCGGCACCGGCCTGGTCGCAAGCCTCGTTCCGCGCCCCCCGGCTTCGACGACCAACAAGCGCTTGAACGGATCCGCGGGCAACGGAGATGCAAGCCATGTCTATGTCCTGAAGGACGGCGTGCCGGTAGACGTCCCGGTGACCGCCGGCGTCACCGACGGGCGCACGACCGAGGTGACGTGCGGATCCTTGCGGGAAGGCGATCCGGCGATCACGGAGAGCCTGGAGGGACAGCCATGA
- a CDS encoding ABC transporter permease, translated as MMWNTLHLALRAIRRNLMRSFLTTLGIVIGVGAVITMVTLGNGATRSVSDQISGMGSNLLMIAPGQRMGPPEGAPSLKSADAEAIRSQVGGLEAVAPTVSKSVTAVRMARNWSTAVTGTDADWFRAGNWRLTSGRTFTEAEERGSKAVCVIGETVRKELFGTGNPVGESIRIKRFSCEVIGVLGSKGQSSMGRDQDDTIVMPLRTVQRRLTGSQDIGFILVSVRKGASITRAMEQIRSLMRERRRIGDGEDDDFNVMDTRQIAETLTSTTRILTMLLGAVAAVSLLVGGIGIMNIMLVSVTERTREIGIRLAIGALEGEVLLQFLIEAVVLASLGGILGVAWAAGASYVLAKVLKVPFLFNPGINALSFLFSAGIGVVFGYFPARRAAHLDPIEALRHE; from the coding sequence ATGATGTGGAACACTCTGCATCTCGCATTGCGGGCGATCCGACGCAACCTCATGCGATCCTTCCTTACCACACTGGGGATCGTCATCGGCGTCGGCGCGGTGATCACCATGGTGACGCTCGGGAACGGCGCCACCCGGTCCGTGTCCGATCAGATTTCCGGCATGGGGAGCAATCTCCTGATGATCGCCCCGGGTCAGCGAATGGGCCCGCCGGAAGGAGCGCCCAGCCTCAAGTCCGCCGATGCCGAGGCGATCCGGAGCCAGGTCGGCGGACTCGAAGCCGTTGCGCCCACCGTCTCCAAAAGCGTGACGGCGGTGCGCATGGCCAGGAACTGGTCGACGGCCGTCACCGGGACCGACGCGGACTGGTTCCGGGCGGGAAATTGGCGCTTGACGTCCGGGCGCACGTTCACCGAGGCGGAGGAGCGCGGCAGCAAGGCGGTATGCGTGATCGGCGAGACCGTGCGCAAGGAACTCTTCGGAACCGGAAACCCGGTCGGCGAATCGATCCGGATCAAGCGGTTCTCCTGCGAGGTGATCGGGGTGCTGGGATCGAAGGGACAATCGTCCATGGGGCGGGACCAGGATGACACGATCGTCATGCCGTTGCGCACCGTGCAGCGCCGCCTCACAGGCAGCCAGGACATTGGCTTCATCCTGGTCTCGGTAAGGAAAGGCGCATCGATCACCCGGGCGATGGAACAGATCAGGTCCCTCATGCGCGAGCGGAGGAGGATCGGCGACGGCGAGGACGACGACTTCAACGTGATGGATACCCGGCAGATCGCCGAGACCCTCACCAGCACCACCAGGATCCTCACCATGTTGCTCGGCGCGGTAGCCGCGGTGAGCCTTCTGGTCGGCGGAATCGGCATCATGAACATCATGCTGGTGTCGGTCACCGAACGGACCCGCGAGATCGGCATCCGGCTCGCGATCGGCGCCCTGGAGGGGGAAGTGCTGCTGCAATTCCTGATCGAGGCGGTCGTGCTCGCTTCGCTGGGCGGCATCCTCGGCGTCGCGTGGGCGGCCGGCGCCTCCTACGTCCTTGCGAAGGTACTGAAGGTGCCGTTTCTCTTCAACCCCGGGATCAACGCGCTCTCTTTTCTCTTCTCCGCCGGGATCGGGGTGGTGTTCGGTTACTTTCCGGCCCGTCGGGCCGCGCACCTAGACCCGATCGAGGCGTTGCGCCACGAATAA